A genomic stretch from Marinobacter fonticola includes:
- the senA gene encoding selenoneine synthase SenA — protein sequence MNDRADLLQALDETQRRTLALIESLNAEQLQVPYHPGVNPPLWEAGHCAFFYETFVRKPLDGEPSYDPSMDEIWDSFHLDHEDRWNPELFPAKADTLQYFDTIYQAMRQRIQDGPLTNQAHYLTKYSIFHQNMHVESMIWCRQTEGFPPPPSARETLEETPVDAQALGDVAIPGGRYRIGMPGQSTDYARQDFAFDNEKPGFDVEVPGFSISRTLVSNKEFLAFVEDRGYQRREFWSQGGRKWLDTEMDLAFGSAESPRYGKPAHPYYWRRGTKGWEERHFDKWRPLRPDFPVKHVTYWEAEAYCRWANRRLPTEVEWEVAALGNCPDVPFRRFPWGNEMDPGRVDMNGTGLASQPVNALPEGESPFGCRQMVGTLWEWTSDQFLPYDGFAVDVYPFMSTLQFGDHKTTRGGSCATSSLLIRGTYRQAYLPQRHDVFVGFRTCAIDSRSKPDS from the coding sequence ATGAACGATAGAGCAGATTTGCTTCAGGCCTTGGATGAGACCCAGCGTCGTACGCTGGCATTGATTGAATCCCTGAATGCCGAGCAGTTGCAGGTTCCCTACCATCCCGGCGTTAATCCGCCACTCTGGGAAGCTGGCCATTGCGCGTTTTTTTACGAAACCTTCGTGCGCAAGCCGCTTGACGGCGAGCCGTCCTACGATCCCTCGATGGACGAGATCTGGGATTCTTTCCACCTGGATCACGAGGATCGCTGGAATCCGGAACTATTTCCCGCCAAGGCGGACACCCTGCAATACTTCGATACCATCTACCAAGCCATGCGCCAGCGTATTCAGGACGGGCCTCTAACCAACCAGGCGCACTATCTAACCAAGTACTCCATTTTCCACCAGAACATGCACGTCGAGTCCATGATCTGGTGCCGTCAGACTGAAGGCTTCCCACCGCCACCTAGCGCACGGGAAACGCTGGAAGAGACGCCAGTGGACGCGCAAGCACTTGGCGACGTGGCCATTCCTGGCGGACGTTATCGCATCGGCATGCCGGGACAGTCCACGGACTATGCCCGGCAGGACTTTGCCTTCGATAACGAAAAACCTGGCTTCGATGTTGAGGTGCCGGGGTTCAGCATCTCGCGGACCCTGGTCAGCAATAAAGAGTTTTTGGCCTTCGTCGAGGACCGCGGCTACCAGCGGCGGGAGTTCTGGAGTCAGGGCGGCCGCAAATGGCTGGATACGGAAATGGACCTCGCCTTCGGCAGTGCGGAATCGCCGCGCTATGGCAAGCCGGCGCATCCTTATTACTGGCGCCGTGGGACCAAAGGCTGGGAAGAACGCCATTTCGATAAATGGCGTCCGCTGCGTCCGGACTTCCCGGTCAAGCACGTTACTTACTGGGAAGCTGAGGCCTACTGCCGCTGGGCCAACCGGCGCCTGCCCACGGAAGTTGAATGGGAAGTCGCTGCGCTGGGCAATTGTCCGGATGTGCCTTTCCGCCGGTTCCCCTGGGGCAACGAGATGGACCCGGGCCGGGTGGATATGAACGGGACCGGCTTGGCCAGTCAGCCGGTAAACGCGCTACCTGAAGGTGAAAGCCCGTTCGGCTGCCGCCAGATGGTGGGCACGTTGTGGGAGTGGACCAGCGACCAGTTTCTGCCTTACGACGGTTTTGCGGTAGATGTGTACCCGTTTATGTCCACACTGCAATTTGGCGATCACAAGACGACGCGGGGCGGTTCCTGCGCCACCTCGTCGCTGCTGATTCGCGGCACCTATCGTCAAGCCTACCTTCCGCAACGGCACGATGTGTTTGTGGGTTTCCGTACGTGTGCCATCGATAGCCGGAGCAAACCTGATTCATGA
- a CDS encoding TetR/AcrR family transcriptional regulator — translation MIENYEEFRNELSLSKEDVIREVYRQNKDRISIKKETTAVKNLTRIIDSTLRLANSKGFHAMTLRDLCADSGISMGGLYAYIRNKDDLIHLIQSHGFIITRRTLQHYTEEVKDVRQRLFAAIKAHLYLSELMRAWFYFSYMEAKSLPAPERRDAVAIELEIEEIFLGVINEGIAAGAYNQRHARLVSSMIKALLQDWYLKRRKYRDQDVSVDQYAVFLLDVVESYLC, via the coding sequence ATGATTGAAAATTATGAAGAATTTCGCAACGAGCTCAGTTTGTCCAAGGAAGATGTCATTCGTGAGGTCTATCGCCAGAACAAGGACAGGATCAGCATCAAGAAGGAAACCACCGCGGTAAAAAATCTCACACGAATTATTGATTCCACACTGCGGCTGGCCAACTCAAAGGGCTTCCACGCGATGACCCTGCGGGATCTGTGCGCCGATTCCGGCATCAGTATGGGCGGCTTGTATGCCTACATTCGCAACAAGGACGATCTGATCCATCTGATCCAGAGTCACGGCTTCATCATCACGCGCAGGACGTTGCAACATTACACGGAGGAAGTGAAGGACGTTCGCCAGCGACTTTTTGCCGCGATCAAAGCGCATCTGTACCTGAGCGAGCTTATGCGCGCGTGGTTCTACTTTTCCTACATGGAAGCCAAGAGTCTGCCGGCACCGGAAAGGCGCGACGCGGTTGCGATCGAGTTGGAGATCGAGGAAATTTTTCTCGGGGTGATCAACGAGGGCATTGCGGCTGGTGCCTACAACCAGCGACACGCTAGGCTGGTGTCATCGATGATCAAGGCGCTGCTGCAGGACTGGTACCTGAAAAGACGAAAGTACCGGGATCAGGACGTCTCGGTGGACCAGTATGCGGTGTTCCTGCTCGATGTAGTGGAGAGTTACCTATGTTAG
- a CDS encoding ABC transporter ATP-binding protein: MILEVRDIQAFYGESKALQGLSIQLEAGETVCLLGRNGAGKSTTLKSIMGLTPPRHGEIFFEDKPIHGRAPHRIARAGIGYVPEDRRIFPGLTVRDNLEVAEYQRKGSAARWTVDGILKKYEMLGERSDQDGATLSGGQQQMLAVARSLMIQPKLLLLDEPNEGLAPVIVQQIGELIDDLSHTTTILFTDQSVHFALTHARRAYILEKGQVVHSADSGDLKADKESQERFLSVA, translated from the coding sequence ATGATCCTCGAAGTGAGAGACATCCAGGCGTTCTATGGCGAGAGTAAGGCCTTGCAAGGACTCTCCATTCAGCTTGAGGCTGGCGAAACCGTGTGCCTGCTCGGCCGTAACGGCGCGGGAAAAAGCACCACGCTCAAGAGTATTATGGGCCTCACACCGCCGCGCCATGGTGAGATCTTTTTCGAGGACAAACCCATCCACGGCCGGGCGCCTCACCGGATCGCCCGTGCGGGCATCGGCTATGTCCCAGAGGATCGCCGGATATTTCCGGGGCTCACCGTTCGCGACAACCTCGAGGTCGCGGAATACCAGCGCAAGGGAAGCGCAGCGCGCTGGACCGTCGATGGCATCCTAAAGAAGTATGAAATGCTGGGAGAGCGGTCAGATCAGGACGGCGCGACGCTTTCCGGCGGTCAGCAACAGATGCTGGCCGTGGCGCGCTCGTTGATGATCCAACCCAAACTGCTACTGCTGGATGAGCCCAACGAAGGCCTGGCGCCGGTGATCGTGCAGCAGATCGGTGAACTCATCGATGATCTGAGCCACACGACAACGATACTGTTTACCGACCAAAGCGTCCATTTCGCGCTGACACACGCCCGACGCGCATACATTCTGGAAAAGGGTCAAGTGGTCCATTCCGCAGACAGTGGGGATTTGAAGGCAGACAAGGAAAGTCAGGAGCGATTCCTCTCGGTGGCCTGA
- a CDS encoding ABC transporter ATP-binding protein yields MTNPILTIENLTKRFGGNTAVSDINMDVMPQETVAIIGPNGAGKTTFYNMVSGRMQPSRGKIILEDKDITGMPPHRISRMGVSRSFQINNIFPDMTVQENVEVVLSAYHGHSRKLFNIASRNTEIQNEALSYLERLGIAELKDRRAEVISYGDKRLLEISMVLATRPKLVLLDEPTAGMTPEETRRTTKLVKKLAEGGHYTFLITEHDMGVVFDLADRILVMHRGEKLFAGKPEEVRNHPEVRRAYLGDEDEDEPTKGVNA; encoded by the coding sequence ATGACGAACCCGATCCTGACCATCGAAAACCTTACCAAACGCTTCGGCGGCAACACGGCGGTGTCCGATATCAACATGGACGTCATGCCGCAAGAAACCGTGGCCATAATCGGGCCCAACGGTGCCGGCAAAACCACGTTTTACAATATGGTGTCAGGACGAATGCAGCCCAGCAGGGGCAAAATCATTCTGGAGGACAAAGACATCACGGGGATGCCTCCACACCGGATCAGTCGAATGGGGGTGTCACGGTCGTTTCAGATCAACAATATCTTCCCGGATATGACAGTGCAGGAGAACGTCGAGGTGGTCTTGTCGGCGTACCACGGTCATAGCCGCAAACTGTTCAATATCGCAAGCCGCAACACGGAAATTCAGAACGAAGCATTGTCTTATCTTGAACGCTTGGGGATCGCGGAGCTAAAAGACCGGCGCGCTGAAGTCATCAGCTATGGCGATAAACGCCTGCTCGAGATCTCTATGGTACTGGCCACGAGACCGAAACTGGTGCTGTTGGATGAGCCGACAGCGGGCATGACTCCCGAAGAAACCCGACGCACCACCAAACTGGTGAAAAAGCTGGCGGAGGGCGGGCATTACACCTTCCTGATCACTGAGCACGATATGGGCGTCGTTTTTGATCTCGCTGATCGGATTCTGGTGATGCACCGCGGCGAAAAGCTGTTTGCCGGTAAGCCTGAGGAAGTCAGGAATCATCCGGAGGTGCGCCGGGCCTATCTAGGTGACGAAGATGAGGATGAGCCAACAAAAGGGGTGAACGCATGA
- a CDS encoding branched-chain amino acid ABC transporter permease → MKTKILMVLLALVIVALVAVPWVASYFFIFIATEILILGLFAASFNVIFGYTGMLSFGHAAFFGIGSYATALVLIHLEWPFLACLLVSMGVSAVLALIIGFLSVRLNEVYFAMLTLAFGMMVFAIAYQWRSVTNGSDGLAGFILKDFGLGLDLTLGNPSVYYHVVLAIVGIAAVVLYIICRSSFGMVLKAIRQNPERVSFAGLNVRSYRLAAFVIGGTFAGLAGGLIAPFLRVASPELLHWSMSAEPVLMSILGGTGYFLGPFVGSALFVLLETVITSYTESWMLVLGIILALMVVFFRKGLLGTVLDWWLEIKK, encoded by the coding sequence ATGAAGACAAAGATCCTCATGGTGCTTTTGGCACTTGTTATTGTCGCGCTTGTCGCGGTGCCTTGGGTGGCCTCTTATTTCTTCATTTTTATCGCCACCGAGATTTTGATTCTGGGCCTGTTCGCCGCCAGCTTTAACGTTATCTTCGGCTACACCGGGATGCTGAGCTTCGGCCACGCGGCCTTCTTTGGCATCGGGTCCTATGCCACCGCGCTGGTATTGATCCACCTGGAGTGGCCGTTTCTGGCGTGCCTGTTGGTCTCCATGGGCGTCTCTGCAGTGCTAGCGCTGATTATTGGTTTTCTCAGTGTACGCCTGAACGAAGTCTACTTCGCAATGCTCACACTGGCCTTCGGTATGATGGTGTTCGCCATTGCCTATCAATGGCGCTCGGTTACCAACGGCAGCGATGGGCTGGCGGGTTTTATCCTCAAGGATTTTGGCTTGGGGCTCGATCTGACCCTGGGCAATCCATCGGTCTACTATCACGTGGTCCTCGCGATCGTCGGCATCGCCGCCGTAGTGCTTTATATCATCTGCAGAAGCTCCTTCGGCATGGTTCTCAAGGCGATCAGGCAGAACCCGGAGCGGGTATCGTTTGCCGGTTTGAACGTGCGTAGCTATCGACTGGCGGCATTTGTCATCGGCGGAACCTTCGCTGGCCTGGCCGGCGGCCTGATTGCGCCTTTCCTCCGTGTTGCCAGTCCAGAACTTCTGCATTGGTCCATGTCTGCCGAACCGGTGCTGATGTCCATTTTGGGAGGTACCGGTTACTTCCTGGGTCCCTTTGTTGGCTCGGCGCTGTTTGTACTGCTTGAAACCGTGATTACCAGCTATACCGAATCCTGGATGCTTGTATTGGGCATTATCCTCGCGTTGATGGTGGTCTTTTTCCGCAAAGGCCTGTTAGGCACTGTCCTGGACTGGTGGCTGGAGATAAAGAAATGA
- a CDS encoding branched-chain amino acid ABC transporter permease, with product MAGIGPALLNSLDIGLLLFIIAVGLNIVFGVLNIINFAHGALYMLGAYLAFTLINLAGMPFWVALLLAPLGVAIIAVVLDRVLLRFIYSRDVADSLLLTFAILLIINESVRMIWGSGIHVVQPPDLLAGSVELLGSPVSTYSLFVIVVGLLMLAGLWYLFNRTRIGRTMRAAALDRDMAEALCINTRLVVTGVFAFGAWLAAIGGVVAAPMRALDPGMGDKIIIESFIVVVIGGLGSFPGALIGALILGFIHGFGGRYLPEVNLLLPFLGMALVLLFKPNGLMGKGAHA from the coding sequence ATGGCTGGCATTGGACCGGCGTTGCTCAATAGCCTGGACATCGGGCTATTGCTGTTCATCATCGCAGTGGGCCTGAATATCGTCTTCGGCGTCCTCAATATCATCAATTTCGCCCACGGCGCACTCTATATGCTCGGTGCTTACCTGGCATTCACCCTGATCAACTTGGCAGGTATGCCGTTTTGGGTGGCGCTGCTGCTGGCGCCCTTAGGTGTCGCAATCATCGCGGTCGTTCTTGACCGGGTGCTCCTGCGCTTTATTTACTCCCGTGATGTGGCGGATAGCCTGTTGCTGACATTCGCGATCCTGCTGATCATCAATGAGAGCGTGCGGATGATCTGGGGCAGCGGTATCCATGTCGTCCAGCCACCGGATTTGCTGGCCGGGTCCGTGGAGTTGCTGGGCAGTCCCGTGTCTACCTACAGCCTGTTCGTTATCGTCGTTGGCCTGTTGATGCTCGCTGGGCTTTGGTATCTGTTCAACCGCACCCGGATTGGTCGGACTATGCGGGCGGCCGCGCTGGATCGGGATATGGCGGAAGCCCTGTGCATCAACACCCGTCTCGTGGTAACCGGCGTGTTCGCCTTTGGGGCTTGGCTGGCTGCCATAGGAGGCGTGGTCGCTGCACCAATGCGTGCGCTCGATCCCGGCATGGGCGACAAGATCATCATCGAGTCGTTCATTGTCGTTGTGATCGGCGGCTTGGGAAGCTTCCCGGGGGCATTGATCGGCGCACTTATCCTGGGTTTCATTCATGGATTTGGCGGACGCTACCTACCGGAAGTCAATCTACTCCTGCCATTCCTGGGGATGGCCCTGGTGCTGTTATTCAAGCCAAACGGACTGATGGGGAAGGGAGCTCACGCATGA
- a CDS encoding ABC transporter substrate-binding protein gives MKKAKIKNLLLSTAAAITLGAANTSYAEELIKIGGIYILSGSASTYGEFAQRGINLAVEEINASGGILGRQVEMLYEDSQGKASVAIQAARKLVYSEEVDALVGLDSSGVAQGMVPTMPELQKPLIITHAATPDVTGDLCNPFTYRISVNVAQNMKAAAMVAAETDATHWTTIGPDYAFGHQSWEYFGNYLKELKPDAQLMSETNFPRFGAEDFTPFIDRVMNSGAEGVLISVWGGDLVNFVRQAQNRGFFDKDMELMFTVGAATEVLTALGDQMPEGVHLSTRYWYDAYDNEVNTRFVKAYMDAYGSAPSYNAEGAYAAIYAYKKAMEAARSADGPAVAKALSGMSLDAPNGKVTFREEDHQAMVSPNWGISGPMHPEHGIRTLTNLRIFDGEKVARSVEETGCKL, from the coding sequence ATGAAAAAAGCGAAGATCAAAAATCTGCTGCTATCCACGGCCGCCGCAATCACTCTAGGGGCGGCCAATACCAGCTACGCAGAAGAGCTCATCAAAATCGGCGGCATCTATATTCTTTCCGGTAGTGCATCGACGTACGGCGAGTTCGCCCAACGAGGCATCAACCTTGCCGTGGAGGAGATCAACGCCTCCGGCGGCATCTTGGGTCGCCAGGTGGAAATGCTGTACGAGGACAGCCAGGGCAAAGCGTCCGTGGCGATCCAGGCCGCGCGGAAGCTGGTTTATTCCGAGGAGGTCGATGCCCTGGTTGGCCTTGACAGTTCCGGCGTCGCCCAGGGAATGGTGCCAACCATGCCGGAATTGCAAAAACCGCTAATTATCACTCATGCCGCAACACCGGATGTCACGGGAGATCTGTGTAATCCGTTCACCTACCGGATCAGCGTTAACGTCGCTCAGAATATGAAAGCAGCGGCTATGGTCGCTGCGGAAACCGACGCCACCCACTGGACCACCATCGGGCCGGACTATGCATTCGGGCACCAGTCATGGGAATACTTTGGCAATTACCTCAAAGAGCTCAAACCTGACGCTCAGCTAATGTCTGAAACCAACTTTCCCCGTTTTGGCGCTGAGGACTTCACGCCGTTCATTGATCGCGTCATGAATTCCGGTGCCGAAGGCGTTCTCATTTCTGTCTGGGGAGGGGATCTGGTCAATTTCGTGCGCCAGGCCCAAAACCGCGGGTTCTTCGATAAAGATATGGAGTTGATGTTTACCGTCGGCGCGGCGACCGAAGTGCTTACCGCCCTAGGCGACCAGATGCCGGAAGGGGTTCACCTGTCGACACGCTACTGGTATGACGCCTACGACAACGAGGTTAACACGCGCTTCGTTAAAGCTTACATGGATGCCTACGGCAGCGCGCCGAGCTATAACGCCGAGGGCGCCTATGCCGCGATCTATGCCTACAAGAAAGCGATGGAAGCTGCCCGTAGTGCCGATGGCCCCGCTGTCGCCAAAGCCCTCAGCGGAATGAGCCTGGATGCGCCTAACGGTAAAGTGACTTTCCGCGAGGAGGACCATCAGGCCATGGTCAGCCCGAACTGGGGCATCTCCGGTCCGATGCATCCGGAGCATGGTATCCGGACGCTGACAAACCTGCGCATCTTCGACGGCGAGAAAGTCGCACGATCCGTCGAAGAAACGGGCTGCAAGCTCTAA
- a CDS encoding AMP-binding protein codes for MNKYKSLNKRVGNHAPLTPLNLLQRSAQVYPGKEAVIDDDVTLTYEALYRRCCQMGEALRGRGIGAGDTVAIVCPNSHEMLESHYSIPMAGAVLNAINIRLDAASLSFILSHGEARALFYDTQWENEVRAAIADFEATPLLVAIERKAGPSNGLADVGYESLLAEGDPDAGWLAPDDEWDAITLSYTSGTTGNPKGVVYHHRGAFLSAMTNAMVFDMTADTVYLWTLPMFHCNGWAYTWAITAVGGTHVCLREVDTLDIYHRIERHGVTHMCGAPVVMNLLLQDLGREGLTLSKPAHFALGGAAPPSTVISKAEQIGFRITHLYGLTETYGPSTLCVPQADWQALPLEQRAQKMARQGVATHGVNEVQVLDMASGAPVPADGQTLGEICLRGNTLMKGYLKNPEATDKAFAGGWFHTGDLAVMHPDHYVEIRDRAKDVIISGGENISSLEVEEVLYRHPKVSEAAVVSMADEKWGEVPCAFISPIEGEHLTEEDIIAFCRDQMAHFKAPRRVVMGELPKTATGKVRKNILRDSLSR; via the coding sequence ATGAATAAATACAAAAGCCTGAACAAGCGCGTCGGAAACCATGCACCTCTCACACCGTTGAATCTGCTGCAGCGGTCGGCGCAAGTCTATCCCGGCAAAGAGGCGGTCATCGACGATGACGTGACGCTGACTTACGAGGCACTCTACCGGCGTTGCTGTCAGATGGGAGAGGCACTGCGCGGCCGGGGAATCGGAGCAGGGGACACCGTCGCGATCGTCTGCCCGAACAGCCACGAGATGCTGGAGTCCCATTACTCGATACCCATGGCCGGCGCGGTCCTCAACGCCATCAATATTCGTCTCGATGCAGCCTCACTGTCGTTCATCCTTTCCCATGGCGAAGCTCGCGCCCTGTTCTACGACACCCAATGGGAGAATGAAGTCCGGGCGGCGATTGCCGATTTTGAGGCGACGCCGCTATTGGTGGCCATCGAACGCAAGGCAGGCCCCTCGAACGGCCTTGCCGATGTCGGCTATGAGTCCCTGCTGGCCGAGGGCGATCCCGATGCTGGCTGGTTGGCTCCGGACGATGAATGGGATGCCATCACGCTAAGCTATACCTCCGGCACTACGGGCAACCCGAAGGGCGTGGTTTATCACCATCGTGGTGCCTTCCTGTCCGCCATGACCAACGCCATGGTTTTCGATATGACCGCTGACACCGTCTACCTGTGGACGCTGCCGATGTTCCATTGCAACGGCTGGGCCTACACCTGGGCCATTACGGCCGTCGGCGGCACGCACGTTTGCTTGCGTGAAGTCGATACTCTGGACATCTACCACCGTATTGAACGTCACGGTGTGACGCATATGTGTGGCGCACCCGTGGTTATGAATCTGTTGCTCCAGGATCTAGGGCGAGAAGGGCTGACCCTCTCGAAACCGGCCCATTTCGCACTCGGGGGCGCAGCGCCGCCGAGCACGGTGATTAGCAAGGCGGAACAAATCGGTTTTCGGATTACCCATCTCTACGGCCTTACGGAAACCTACGGCCCGTCGACACTCTGCGTACCGCAGGCTGACTGGCAAGCGCTGCCCTTGGAGCAGCGGGCGCAAAAGATGGCCCGTCAGGGCGTTGCCACCCACGGTGTGAATGAAGTGCAGGTGTTGGATATGGCCTCGGGAGCGCCCGTCCCGGCAGATGGACAGACCCTGGGTGAGATTTGCCTGCGAGGCAACACTCTAATGAAGGGTTATCTGAAGAATCCCGAGGCTACAGACAAGGCGTTTGCCGGCGGCTGGTTCCACACCGGCGACCTGGCCGTTATGCATCCGGACCACTACGTGGAAATTCGTGATCGTGCGAAGGACGTGATCATTTCCGGCGGCGAGAATATTTCCAGCCTGGAAGTCGAAGAGGTGCTTTATCGCCATCCTAAGGTGTCCGAGGCTGCAGTGGTTTCCATGGCAGATGAGAAATGGGGCGAGGTCCCCTGTGCATTCATCTCTCCGATCGAGGGCGAGCACCTGACTGAAGAGGACATCATTGCATTCTGCCGCGATCAGATGGCGCACTTCAAGGCACCACGCAGGGTCGTGATGGGCGAGTTGCCGAAGACGGCAACGGGTAAAGTCCGCAAGAACATTCTCAGGGATTCGCTTTCCCGTTAA
- a CDS encoding DUF6285 domain-containing protein: protein MINPPDTHTILAESRRVLLENLVPQLKGDLRYDALMAANALGMAVRELEQQQNGQYGQADTILSAFLETRSLASSPGHGEEDLARAIRERELAVDDVGLQGVLRALTEAQLRINNPAYLDKGR from the coding sequence ATGATCAACCCGCCCGACACGCACACTATTCTGGCTGAATCCCGCCGGGTTTTACTTGAAAACCTCGTGCCCCAACTCAAGGGCGACCTGCGCTACGACGCCTTGATGGCCGCTAATGCTCTCGGCATGGCAGTTCGTGAGCTGGAGCAACAACAAAACGGTCAGTACGGCCAAGCGGACACCATACTATCCGCATTCCTCGAAACGCGCTCGCTGGCCAGCTCGCCAGGACACGGAGAGGAGGATCTGGCCCGCGCGATTCGCGAGCGCGAGCTGGCTGTCGACGACGTCGGTTTGCAGGGTGTTCTCAGGGCGCTCACTGAGGCCCAGCTGCGAATCAACAACCCCGCTTATCTGGATAAGGGGCGTTAA
- a CDS encoding phosphotransferase family protein, with amino-acid sequence MSDLAEAFTRFIVQQTKAANAEVLAFEKLSGGAIQDNFGLTLELKGGSRPGRQAVVVRQDAPSGVPESLTRPEEFHVLKAAHEAGVTTPEPLWLCEDTDVSGGVFYVMSRANGSASPKTLVKADFSADQRQRIVSRFGSELARLHSLRPPIEQLSFLPLPAGGDPAKSRVALYRRYLAAIGEPHPVLEWALNWLENRAPKPGLTVLCHCDFRTGNYMMDGEALTGILDWEFAAWSDPCEDLGWLCSRSWRFGADEREVGGIGDRDDLLKGYQSVSGIEIDPAVVDYWEVMALVRWSMIALQQMRRHLTGEQQSLELALTGRMVAQMEFDLLNQIQELEGRS; translated from the coding sequence ATGTCCGATTTGGCAGAGGCCTTTACCCGCTTCATCGTACAGCAGACCAAGGCAGCCAATGCCGAGGTGCTGGCTTTCGAGAAGCTGTCCGGCGGCGCCATTCAGGACAATTTCGGCCTTACCCTTGAATTGAAAGGCGGCAGCCGACCGGGACGCCAGGCCGTCGTGGTGCGACAGGATGCGCCTTCCGGTGTGCCCGAAAGCCTGACACGTCCCGAAGAATTTCACGTCCTCAAAGCTGCCCATGAAGCTGGAGTTACAACGCCTGAGCCTCTGTGGTTATGCGAAGACACCGACGTCAGCGGAGGAGTGTTCTATGTCATGAGCAGGGCTAACGGCAGCGCTTCGCCCAAGACGCTGGTCAAGGCGGACTTCAGCGCTGATCAACGTCAGCGAATCGTCAGCCGATTTGGCTCCGAGTTAGCCCGTTTGCACAGCCTACGTCCGCCGATAGAACAACTTTCATTCCTGCCTCTTCCTGCTGGGGGCGATCCTGCGAAGAGCCGCGTAGCACTCTACCGGCGTTATCTGGCAGCCATCGGTGAACCGCATCCGGTTCTGGAATGGGCGCTGAACTGGTTGGAAAATCGCGCGCCCAAGCCCGGTCTGACCGTGTTGTGCCACTGCGACTTCCGCACCGGCAACTACATGATGGACGGAGAGGCGCTGACGGGGATTCTGGACTGGGAATTCGCCGCCTGGAGCGATCCTTGCGAAGACCTGGGCTGGCTTTGTTCCCGAAGCTGGCGTTTTGGCGCCGATGAGAGAGAAGTGGGCGGCATAGGCGACAGAGACGACCTTTTAAAGGGCTATCAGTCCGTTAGCGGCATCGAAATCGATCCGGCCGTTGTTGACTACTGGGAGGTTATGGCGCTGGTTCGTTGGTCCATGATTGCCTTGCAGCAGATGCGCCGGCATCTGACAGGCGAGCAACAGTCGTTGGAGCTGGCACTGACCGGTCGGATGGTTGCACAAATGGAGTTCGATTTACTGAATCAGATCCAGGAACTGGAGGGAAGGTCATGA